In one window of Bradyrhizobium sp. AZCC 1721 DNA:
- a CDS encoding Flp family type IVb pilin encodes MVDPSVAATMDGGANRVCVGRHARDAVPTILQFYAFRCLNHNLSVPHVPHRLDQSSREKEMLRKFLRDEGGATAIEYSLIAGFIALAIIAAVGMTGERLVALLEGLATALSL; translated from the coding sequence ATGGTCGATCCCTCCGTTGCCGCCACAATGGACGGAGGAGCCAACCGCGTATGTGTGGGACGTCACGCCCGTGACGCGGTGCCAACAATCCTGCAATTTTACGCTTTTCGTTGTCTCAATCACAACTTGAGCGTGCCACACGTGCCACACCGACTTGATCAAAGTTCGAGAGAAAAAGAAATGCTCAGGAAGTTTCTGCGCGACGAGGGCGGCGCCACTGCAATCGAATACAGCCTCATCGCCGGGTTCATCGCCTTGGCCATCATCGCTGCCGTCGGAATGACCGGCGAAAGGCTCGTCGCGCTACTTGAGGGTCTTGCTACCGCATTGAGCCTTTAA
- a CDS encoding SIR2 family NAD-dependent protein deacylase, producing the protein MIAKDLRSGVEQLGNMIAEAACIVPFTGAGISTECGIPDFRSPGGLWTRNRPIAFDEFVASADARAEAWRRRFAMEATFAAARPGRGHRALASLYKAGKTPAIITQNIDNLHQVSGFRADDVIELHGNTTYARCIGCGHAYDLRWVKQRFEETGSAPDCTICDEPVKTATISFGQAMPEDAMRRATELAQHCDLFLAVGSSLVVWPAAGFPLMAKNCGAKLIIINNEPTEQDDVADLVIRHDIGETLGPFVGN; encoded by the coding sequence GTGATCGCCAAGGATTTGCGCAGCGGCGTCGAGCAACTCGGCAACATGATCGCCGAAGCCGCATGTATCGTTCCCTTCACCGGTGCCGGCATTTCCACGGAATGCGGCATTCCCGATTTCCGCTCCCCGGGCGGCCTCTGGACCCGCAACCGCCCGATCGCGTTCGACGAATTCGTTGCAAGCGCCGACGCGCGGGCCGAGGCCTGGCGGAGACGGTTTGCGATGGAGGCAACTTTTGCAGCGGCCAGGCCCGGTCGCGGGCATCGCGCGCTGGCCTCGCTCTACAAAGCCGGCAAGACGCCGGCGATCATCACCCAGAACATCGACAATTTGCATCAGGTGTCAGGCTTCAGGGCCGATGACGTGATTGAGCTGCACGGCAACACCACCTATGCCCGCTGCATCGGCTGCGGACATGCCTATGATCTTCGTTGGGTAAAGCAGCGTTTCGAGGAAACTGGTAGCGCACCCGACTGCACCATCTGCGACGAGCCGGTAAAGACGGCCACGATCTCGTTCGGACAAGCGATGCCGGAAGACGCGATGCGCCGCGCCACCGAACTGGCGCAGCATTGCGACCTGTTCCTGGCAGTCGGATCTTCGCTGGTTGTTTGGCCCGCCGCAGGTTTTCCGCTGATGGCCAAGAACTGCGGCGCGAAGCTCATCATCATCAACAATGAACCTACCGAGCAGGACGACGTTGCCGATCTGGTGATCCGTCACGACATCGGAGAAACGCTCGGACCGTTTGTAGGCAATTGA
- a CDS encoding cold-shock protein, producing MGSDEFGSKKLGGPPTGGTGQNRLGPGEYAAGAQRDPAADALSGLGDAAANLVEISGIIKWFDASKGYGFIVPDNGWPDVLLHVTVLRRDGYQTAYEGARVVVECVQRAKGYQAFRIVSMDESTAIHPAQMLPPRTHVSVTPTSGLERAQVKWFNRLRGFGFLTCGEGTPDIFVHMETLRRFGMTELRPGQYVLVRYGPGSKGMMAAEIHPETGPSALSSH from the coding sequence ATGGGGTCGGACGAATTTGGGTCCAAGAAGCTCGGGGGGCCGCCGACAGGCGGGACAGGGCAGAACAGGCTTGGACCAGGTGAATACGCAGCCGGCGCACAGCGCGATCCGGCGGCGGACGCGCTGTCGGGGCTCGGCGATGCCGCAGCAAACCTTGTCGAAATATCGGGCATCATCAAATGGTTCGATGCTTCGAAGGGTTACGGTTTCATCGTGCCGGACAATGGCTGGCCCGATGTGCTGCTGCATGTCACCGTGCTCAGGCGCGACGGCTACCAGACCGCCTATGAAGGCGCGCGGGTGGTGGTCGAATGCGTGCAGCGCGCCAAGGGCTATCAGGCGTTCCGGATTGTCTCGATGGACGAGTCCACCGCGATCCATCCGGCGCAGATGCTGCCGCCTCGGACTCATGTCAGCGTTACGCCGACCAGCGGTCTGGAGCGGGCCCAGGTCAAATGGTTCAACCGGCTGCGCGGTTTCGGCTTCCTGACCTGCGGCGAGGGCACGCCGGACATCTTCGTCCACATGGAAACGCTGCGCCGCTTCGGCATGACCGAACTGCGGCCGGGCCAGTACGTGCTGGTGCGCTACGGACCCGGGTCCAAGGGCATGATGGCGGCGGAAATTCATCCGGAGACCGGCCCGTCGGCGCTGTCGTCGCATTGA
- a CDS encoding DUF192 domain-containing protein, with translation MTSLAAASAVLFILCADPAAQAASVQPLEIATKSGVRVFLVEMATTEEEKTQGLMHRKELPDGKGMLFDFSPEQQISMWMKNTYIPLDMIFIRADGRILRIAENTEPLSTKIISSGGLARGVLEVIAGTAQKYGIQPGDRVAHPLFSKR, from the coding sequence ATGACGTCGCTGGCCGCTGCGTCTGCTGTGCTCTTTATTCTCTGCGCCGATCCTGCCGCGCAGGCCGCGAGCGTTCAGCCGCTCGAGATCGCCACCAAGTCAGGCGTACGCGTGTTCCTGGTCGAGATGGCGACGACGGAGGAGGAGAAGACTCAGGGGCTGATGCACCGAAAAGAACTCCCGGACGGCAAAGGCATGCTGTTCGATTTCTCGCCGGAGCAGCAGATATCGATGTGGATGAAGAACACCTACATTCCGCTCGACATGATCTTCATCCGCGCCGACGGCCGCATCCTGCGAATCGCTGAGAACACCGAGCCGCTCTCCACCAAGATCATCTCCTCGGGCGGGCTTGCCAGGGGGGTCCTGGAAGTGATTGCCGGCACGGCGCAAAAGTATGGAATTCAGCCAGGCGACAGGGTGGCGCATCCGCTGTTCAGCAAGCGCTGA
- a CDS encoding CAP domain-containing protein, whose amino-acid sequence MLGLVICFVAAGSRQAAANPAQMISDFRLKHGQKRVTLDATLTRIAHDQAQAMAAKDQLDHDVLGRFNTRVGPAGAGRAAENIAYGYDGFPKTLDQWINSSGHRKNLLLPGATRVGVASVKSARTGRTYWAMVIAGDYERPKAPKSAPKSSPKDSKQANAAKSKSRAAEACRLKILGLCI is encoded by the coding sequence CTGCTGGGGCTGGTGATTTGTTTTGTCGCCGCAGGGAGCCGGCAGGCGGCGGCCAATCCCGCGCAGATGATTTCCGATTTTCGGCTAAAGCACGGGCAGAAGCGCGTAACCCTGGATGCGACTCTTACACGGATAGCACACGATCAAGCTCAGGCGATGGCCGCAAAGGACCAACTGGATCACGATGTCCTTGGCCGGTTCAATACGCGTGTCGGCCCGGCGGGCGCAGGTCGGGCCGCAGAGAACATTGCGTACGGCTACGACGGTTTTCCCAAGACCCTCGACCAGTGGATCAATTCGTCCGGGCACCGGAAGAACCTCCTGTTGCCCGGCGCGACGCGCGTAGGTGTTGCCAGCGTGAAAAGCGCGCGGACCGGTCGTACGTACTGGGCCATGGTGATCGCAGGCGACTATGAGCGTCCCAAGGCGCCGAAGAGTGCGCCAAAGAGTTCGCCGAAGGATTCAAAGCAGGCAAACGCTGCGAAGTCCAAATCGCGCGCGGCTGAGGCTTGTCGACTGAAGATTCTCGGCCTCTGCATTTAG
- a CDS encoding ABC transporter permease produces the protein MNRAALLWRVASFAVAAGFIALWQLIANLKLVSPVFLPGPDRAWAALVRGFSSGDLWSKLAGTLEHMAYGWLAASIAGIAIGAIIGSSRPMRTYVAPSLEFLRPLPVSAIIPVAIAMLGLTQAMALFVIAFGAIWPIMLATIHGFAAVEPRLYEVARSLQMSRLAVIFKIALPSASPDILAGMRLSLTVALILSVVCEILAGLDGLGHWVLLSARAFRSADLFAGVILLGITGYVTSVAMSLAERRLLAWQAARR, from the coding sequence ATGAACCGCGCGGCCCTCCTCTGGCGTGTGGCAAGCTTTGCGGTCGCGGCCGGATTCATTGCGCTCTGGCAATTGATCGCCAATCTAAAACTGGTCTCGCCGGTGTTCCTGCCGGGACCGGACCGGGCCTGGGCTGCGCTGGTGCGCGGGTTTTCCTCCGGTGATCTCTGGAGCAAGCTTGCCGGCACGCTCGAACACATGGCCTATGGCTGGCTGGCCGCCTCCATTGCCGGCATCGCGATCGGCGCGATCATCGGATCGTCGCGCCCGATGCGGACCTATGTCGCGCCGTCGCTGGAGTTTCTACGGCCGCTGCCGGTCTCGGCGATCATTCCGGTGGCGATCGCGATGCTTGGGCTAACCCAGGCGATGGCGCTGTTCGTGATCGCCTTCGGCGCAATCTGGCCGATCATGTTGGCGACCATCCACGGTTTTGCGGCGGTCGAGCCGCGGCTCTATGAGGTCGCCCGGTCGCTGCAGATGTCGCGGCTCGCGGTGATCTTCAAGATTGCGCTGCCCTCCGCCAGCCCCGACATCCTCGCCGGCATGCGCCTCAGCTTGACGGTGGCGCTGATCCTGTCGGTGGTCTGCGAAATCCTGGCCGGCCTCGACGGCCTCGGCCATTGGGTTCTGCTGTCAGCCCGCGCGTTCCGCTCGGCTGACCTGTTCGCAGGTGTCATTCTGCTTGGCATCACCGGTTACGTGACGTCGGTGGCGATGTCGCTGGCGGAGCGCAGACTGCTGGCGTGGCAGGCAGCGCGGCGATGA
- a CDS encoding ABC transporter permease produces the protein MTANSAKALVLPLAVLVAFEVWARATHLQSDSLAPPSEIVMALFGAFADLSILAATRDTLFSAFAGLAIGTTIGLAFGIAFGISDTLDRLMEVTVEAIRPIPSIALLPIALIALGFGYRMEIVIVAFACVWPVLILSRAAVRSIEPRLMEVARALRLSPAQRVWKIIIPAALPRIFVAFRLSAGIALIVAVTVEIAINPLGLGAGIMLAQQALRPDLMLAYLVWIGMIGYALNVLLTVAQNHLFGRAALSGDSA, from the coding sequence GTGACGGCGAATTCCGCCAAGGCGCTCGTGCTGCCGCTCGCCGTGCTGGTGGCGTTCGAAGTCTGGGCACGCGCCACCCATCTGCAGAGCGACAGCCTTGCGCCGCCGAGCGAGATCGTAATGGCGCTGTTCGGCGCCTTCGCCGATCTCTCGATCCTGGCGGCGACGCGCGACACGCTGTTTTCAGCTTTCGCAGGCCTTGCGATCGGCACCACCATCGGCTTGGCGTTCGGCATCGCCTTCGGGATTTCAGATACGCTCGATCGACTGATGGAAGTAACGGTCGAGGCCATCAGGCCGATTCCCTCGATTGCGCTGCTGCCGATCGCGCTGATCGCGCTTGGCTTCGGCTACCGCATGGAAATCGTGATCGTGGCGTTCGCCTGCGTCTGGCCGGTTCTGATCTTGTCGCGCGCGGCGGTGCGCAGCATCGAGCCGCGGTTGATGGAGGTGGCGCGGGCTCTGCGGCTGTCGCCGGCACAGCGGGTCTGGAAGATCATCATCCCGGCAGCGCTGCCGCGGATCTTCGTCGCGTTCCGCCTGTCGGCCGGCATCGCGCTGATCGTCGCCGTGACGGTCGAAATCGCGATCAACCCGCTCGGCCTCGGGGCCGGGATCATGCTGGCGCAGCAGGCGCTGCGTCCCGACCTCATGCTGGCCTACCTGGTCTGGATCGGCATGATCGGCTACGCGCTGAACGTCCTCTTGACGGTCGCCCAGAACCACCTGTTCGGACGCGCCGCGTTGAGCGGAGACAGCGCATGA
- a CDS encoding ABC transporter ATP-binding protein produces MASAAKRLEAVSGTATPQITFDGVTLVLGGKTIIENLSLGVQPGEFLCIVGASGCGKTTALRLAAGLYQPTSGKVNFDGQPMREPRREIAIVFQDYGKALLPWRTAAGNVSLALEAGGMPSAERPARIEELLRTVGLPGHAGKYPSEMSGGMQQRLQIARCLAQEPKTLLMDEPFGALDAMTRQGLQDEVLSLVAASGATVIFVTHDLDEAIYLGDRVIGLLPHPGRIGIELSVNLPRPRDQLSTREHPEFLRLRRQLFDFIKATEQ; encoded by the coding sequence ATGGCAAGCGCCGCAAAACGCCTCGAAGCCGTATCCGGCACTGCCACGCCCCAGATCACATTTGACGGCGTCACACTCGTCCTCGGCGGCAAGACCATCATCGAGAATCTGAGCCTGGGCGTACAGCCCGGCGAATTCCTCTGCATCGTCGGCGCCTCCGGTTGCGGCAAGACCACGGCGCTGCGGCTGGCGGCCGGTCTGTACCAACCGACCAGCGGCAAGGTGAATTTCGACGGCCAGCCGATGCGCGAGCCGCGTCGCGAGATCGCGATCGTGTTCCAGGATTATGGCAAGGCGCTGCTGCCGTGGCGCACCGCAGCGGGCAATGTCTCACTGGCGCTGGAAGCGGGCGGCATGCCGTCAGCCGAGCGCCCTGCCCGCATCGAGGAACTTTTGCGCACGGTCGGCCTGCCCGGCCATGCCGGCAAATACCCGTCAGAAATGTCAGGCGGAATGCAGCAGCGCCTGCAGATCGCCCGCTGCCTGGCGCAGGAGCCGAAGACGCTTCTGATGGACGAGCCGTTTGGCGCGCTGGATGCGATGACGCGCCAGGGATTGCAGGACGAGGTGTTATCGCTGGTGGCAGCCAGCGGCGCTACCGTGATCTTCGTGACCCACGACCTCGACGAAGCCATCTATCTTGGCGACCGCGTCATTGGCCTGCTGCCGCATCCGGGACGGATCGGCATCGAGCTTTCGGTCAACCTGCCGCGCCCGCGCGATCAATTGTCGACCCGCGAGCATCCGGAATTCCTGCGGCTGCGGCGGCAATTGTTCGATTTCATCAAGGCCACCGAGCAGTGA
- a CDS encoding FCD domain-containing protein, translated as MRTAIEIEAIRLAITHGDDAWEAGIVSALHQMRRHIERTGDEFREGAEDFDRLHKGFHTALLAACGSKRLLTAHSDLYDQAYRYRRVMMRSVDSGKKFVRAHQLLADRVIGRDIQGSQAMLSAHLRSTMDFVYPPGNES; from the coding sequence ATGCGCACGGCGATCGAGATCGAGGCCATCAGGCTGGCGATCACCCATGGCGACGATGCCTGGGAGGCTGGCATCGTCAGCGCGCTGCACCAGATGCGCCGCCACATCGAGCGGACCGGCGATGAATTCCGCGAGGGCGCAGAGGATTTCGACCGGCTGCACAAGGGCTTTCACACCGCCTTGCTGGCGGCGTGCGGCTCGAAGCGTTTGCTGACGGCCCATTCCGATCTCTACGACCAGGCCTATCGCTACCGTCGCGTGATGATGCGCTCCGTCGATAGCGGCAAGAAATTCGTGCGCGCGCATCAATTGCTCGCCGACCGCGTGATCGGCCGCGACATTCAGGGGTCTCAAGCGATGCTATCGGCGCATCTGCGTTCGACCATGGATTTCGTCTATCCCCCAGGCAACGAGAGCTGA
- a CDS encoding ABC transporter substrate-binding protein — translation MKKALAALAVSVALTGTAFAQAKIQVGCTATSDCASAMIAIDEGIFRKHGLEVEMTPIGINSNIPAAILSNSIQIGGPTSTVFLQAVDGGLDLVAIAGATIMSPVSNGNITAFVRNGITIKEPKDFIGKKVGAPGLNAFLHVLFVKWLVEKGVDPKSVNFVEVTFPTMADIIKSGGVDAVLTAEPLVTRMTNAGLGSVGARYAVELARTDPIIFYAASREWAEKNAAAVKKFRDALAESAEIVNNDREKASNSIAKFTKQPIELVKATPPNRSEPVLKPEQLSWWIEVMSSQKMLQSKLDTSKLVLK, via the coding sequence GTGAAAAAGGCGCTAGCCGCCCTTGCCGTCAGCGTGGCGCTGACCGGTACCGCCTTTGCGCAAGCCAAGATCCAGGTCGGCTGCACGGCGACCTCGGATTGCGCCTCGGCAATGATCGCGATCGACGAGGGCATTTTTAGAAAACACGGGCTCGAGGTCGAGATGACGCCGATCGGCATCAACTCGAACATCCCAGCGGCGATCCTGTCGAATTCGATCCAGATTGGCGGGCCGACCTCGACGGTGTTTTTGCAGGCCGTCGACGGTGGGCTCGATCTCGTCGCTATTGCGGGTGCTACCATCATGAGCCCGGTGTCGAACGGCAACATCACCGCCTTCGTCCGCAACGGCATCACCATCAAGGAGCCGAAGGATTTCATCGGCAAAAAAGTCGGTGCGCCGGGGCTAAACGCCTTCCTGCATGTGCTGTTCGTGAAATGGCTGGTGGAGAAAGGCGTCGATCCCAAGAGTGTCAATTTCGTCGAGGTCACCTTTCCGACGATGGCCGATATCATCAAGTCCGGCGGCGTCGACGCCGTGCTGACCGCTGAGCCGCTGGTGACGCGGATGACCAATGCCGGCCTTGGTTCGGTCGGGGCGCGCTATGCGGTCGAACTGGCGCGCACCGATCCGATCATCTTCTACGCGGCCTCGCGCGAATGGGCGGAAAAGAACGCCGCGGCAGTCAAGAAATTTCGCGATGCGCTCGCCGAATCCGCCGAGATCGTCAACAATGACCGCGAAAAGGCGTCGAACTCGATTGCCAAGTTCACCAAGCAGCCGATCGAACTGGTCAAGGCGACGCCGCCGAACCGCTCCGAACCGGTACTGAAGCCGGAGCAGCTCTCTTGGTGGATCGAGGTGATGTCGTCACAGAAGATGCTGCAATCCAAGCTCGACACCTCAAAGCTGGTCCTGAAGTAA
- a CDS encoding fumarylacetoacetate hydrolase family protein, with amino-acid sequence MKLATIKSGGQEKVAIVHSGDRLLFDLAAAASRNGGANPAFASMLALIDAGDAAIEQAAKVFDKHGKDESLSMKIEAAEILAPVPEPRQMRDGMSFPLHILQAPRGQLKLAARAKGDMAELAQIEAEPLGELPEVYRKQPIYYFTNRFSVRGTNTTVKWPRYSQVMDYELEFGIITRNKGANISAAKAQDHIFGYTIFNDFSARDAQRIEMEGRLGPAKGKSFDGGNVMGPWIVTPDEIGDPYKLKMEARVNGETRSQGVTEGMLFSFEEIIAHVSKDETLMPGEFIGSGTVGNGCGLELGWYLEHGDTIELEVEKIGILKNRVERQ; translated from the coding sequence GTGAAACTCGCAACAATAAAGTCGGGCGGTCAGGAAAAGGTCGCCATCGTGCATAGCGGCGACAGGCTGCTCTTTGATCTCGCAGCGGCGGCCAGCCGCAACGGAGGTGCCAATCCTGCCTTCGCTTCGATGCTGGCGCTGATCGATGCCGGTGACGCCGCGATCGAACAGGCGGCAAAGGTGTTCGACAAGCACGGCAAGGACGAGAGCTTGTCCATGAAGATCGAGGCGGCCGAAATTCTCGCGCCGGTCCCCGAGCCGCGGCAGATGCGGGACGGCATGTCGTTCCCGCTGCATATCCTGCAGGCGCCGCGCGGGCAGCTCAAGCTGGCCGCACGCGCCAAGGGCGACATGGCCGAGCTGGCGCAGATCGAGGCCGAGCCGCTCGGCGAACTGCCAGAGGTCTATCGCAAGCAGCCGATCTACTACTTCACCAACCGCTTCAGCGTGCGCGGCACCAACACCACCGTGAAATGGCCGCGCTACAGCCAGGTAATGGACTATGAGCTCGAATTCGGCATCATCACCAGGAACAAGGGCGCCAACATCTCCGCCGCCAAGGCCCAAGACCACATCTTTGGCTATACGATCTTCAACGACTTTTCCGCGCGCGATGCCCAGCGCATTGAAATGGAGGGACGGCTAGGCCCGGCAAAGGGCAAGAGTTTCGACGGCGGCAACGTGATGGGCCCGTGGATCGTGACGCCAGACGAGATCGGCGATCCCTACAAGTTGAAGATGGAAGCGCGCGTCAACGGCGAGACGCGCTCGCAAGGGGTGACCGAGGGCATGCTATTCTCGTTCGAGGAGATCATCGCCCATGTCAGCAAGGACGAGACCCTGATGCCCGGCGAATTCATCGGATCCGGCACCGTCGGCAATGGATGCGGGCTCGAACTCGGCTGGTATCTCGAACATGGCGATACGATCGAACTCGAAGTCGAAAAGATCGGCATATTGAAGAACCGGGTCGAGCGGCAATAG
- a CDS encoding cyclase family protein, with protein sequence MARRLIDISVPLQNDVPADPPGNHPTIQYIDHQQGLPRMLQFFEGLKAEDLPDGQGWAVEQVSLSTHNGTHLDAPWHFHPTMNRGERSWTIDEVPLEWCFQPGVKLDFRHLPDGYVATAKDVEAELKRIGHTLSPLEIVVVNTSAGAKYGQQDYVTSGCGMGYEATMYLLERGVRLTGIDGWSWDAPFVYTAKKYAETKDASLIWEGHKAGRHIGYCHLEKLHNLEQLPSTGFMVSCFPVKIERASAGWTRAVAILDG encoded by the coding sequence ATGGCGCGCAGATTGATCGACATTTCCGTCCCCCTGCAAAACGACGTGCCGGCCGATCCGCCCGGCAACCACCCGACCATCCAGTACATTGATCACCAGCAGGGGCTGCCGCGCATGCTGCAGTTCTTCGAAGGGTTGAAGGCGGAAGATCTGCCGGACGGCCAAGGCTGGGCCGTGGAGCAGGTATCGCTCTCCACCCACAACGGCACGCATCTGGATGCGCCCTGGCATTTCCATCCCACCATGAACCGCGGCGAGCGTTCATGGACCATCGACGAGGTGCCGCTGGAATGGTGCTTCCAGCCGGGTGTGAAGCTCGACTTCCGGCATTTGCCGGATGGCTACGTCGCGACCGCCAAGGATGTCGAAGCGGAATTGAAGCGCATCGGCCATACGCTGTCGCCCCTTGAGATCGTCGTGGTCAATACCAGCGCCGGCGCCAAATACGGGCAGCAGGACTACGTCACCTCCGGCTGCGGCATGGGCTACGAGGCGACGATGTATCTGTTGGAGCGCGGCGTGCGCCTGACCGGCATCGACGGCTGGAGCTGGGATGCGCCGTTCGTCTACACCGCGAAGAAATATGCCGAGACGAAGGACGCCAGCCTGATCTGGGAAGGCCACAAGGCCGGCCGCCACATCGGCTATTGCCACCTCGAGAAGCTGCACAATCTCGAGCAATTGCCGTCGACCGGATTCATGGTGTCGTGCTTCCCGGTGAAGATCGAGCGCGCATCTGCAGGCTGGACCCGGGCGGTCGCCATTCTCGACGGTTGA
- a CDS encoding amidohydrolase family protein, giving the protein MLGAGALAMTTAVGGGRVGAQTADAKPFRIDVHHHLSPPTYVTASNDSGFGDPLMKNWTIEKSLADMDKAGIATAMLSVTTPAVNFTKGDTARRLCRESNEYAAKLVADYPGRFGNFAMLPLADAEGSLRELTYALDTLKADGIALMTSYGDKWLGDPLFLPVMEELNRRKALVYTHPTAANCCVNLAPTQPPVMIEFGTDTTRTIADIVFSGNARRFPEIRWIFSHAGGTMPFLIERFVRHPLLAPKAKETVPDGTLTELKRFFYDTAQTSNRGAMSALAAIIPPSQIVFGTDFPYRTGIDHVKGLREAGVFTEEQMAAIERGNALKLLPRLAS; this is encoded by the coding sequence ATGCTCGGTGCCGGCGCGCTGGCGATGACGACGGCGGTCGGTGGTGGCCGGGTGGGGGCACAAACCGCCGACGCAAAGCCGTTCCGGATCGACGTTCACCATCATCTCTCGCCGCCAACCTACGTGACCGCGTCGAACGACAGCGGCTTCGGCGATCCCTTGATGAAGAACTGGACGATCGAGAAATCGCTCGCCGATATGGACAAGGCCGGCATCGCCACTGCGATGCTGTCCGTGACTACGCCCGCGGTCAATTTCACCAAGGGCGATACGGCACGAAGGCTCTGCCGCGAGTCGAACGAATATGCCGCTAAGCTGGTCGCGGATTATCCCGGGCGGTTCGGCAATTTCGCAATGCTGCCGCTCGCCGACGCCGAAGGCAGCCTGCGCGAACTCACTTATGCGCTCGACACGCTCAAGGCCGACGGCATTGCCTTGATGACGAGCTACGGCGACAAATGGCTCGGAGATCCGTTGTTCTTGCCGGTCATGGAGGAGCTCAATCGCCGCAAGGCGCTGGTCTACACCCATCCCACCGCGGCCAATTGTTGCGTGAACCTGGCGCCGACGCAGCCGCCCGTCATGATCGAGTTCGGCACCGACACGACGCGCACGATCGCCGACATCGTCTTCTCCGGCAACGCGCGGCGGTTTCCCGAAATCCGATGGATATTCTCCCACGCCGGCGGAACGATGCCGTTCCTGATCGAGCGCTTCGTCCGGCATCCGCTGCTGGCGCCGAAGGCGAAGGAGACGGTGCCCGACGGCACGCTCACCGAGCTCAAGCGCTTCTTCTACGACACCGCGCAAACATCCAACCGTGGTGCGATGTCGGCGCTGGCGGCGATCATTCCTCCGTCGCAGATCGTGTTCGGGACCGATTTCCCGTACCGGACCGGCATCGATCATGTGAAGGGGCTGCGCGAGGCGGGTGTGTTCACGGAGGAGCAGATGGCGGCGATCGAGCGGGGGAATGCGCTCAAGCTGCTTCCCCGGCTTGCAAGTTAA